In Necator americanus strain Aroian chromosome IV, whole genome shotgun sequence, the following proteins share a genomic window:
- a CDS encoding hypothetical protein (NECATOR_CHRIV.G16171.T1) codes for MMLVSIFEAKEYVRWLAHCFDEFTACHLDMSRFGIVVGARKLVYLRDGEDSTLNYTWLGYERTSSSSFRIGQEQNKRL; via the exons ATGATGCTTGTTAGCATTTTTGAGGCTAAAGAGTATGTACGATGGTTAG CGCATTGCTTTGACGAGTTCACTGCATGTCATCTGGATATGTCTCGTTTCGGAATTGTTGTCGGCGCTCGGAAACTTGTTTATCTAAGAGATGGCGAAGATTCGACGCTGAATTATACTTGGCTGGGGTATGAGCGGACGTCATCGTCGTCGTTTAG GATCGGTCAAGAGCAAAATAAGAGGCTGTGA
- a CDS encoding hypothetical protein (NECATOR_CHRIV.G16170.T1), with translation MFEISQAANPGKLREQWTTAESVSGGFRRSPGPTQPPPALFSSPSFSAHHAFVLELRLQLVVVFVVSRSPKEPAGRFANNRHGLGCTVYCIGSYMSYVRTVPGDNSTG, from the exons ATGTTCGAAATTTCGCAGGCCGCAAATCCGGGGAAACTCCGAGAACAGTGGACAACTGCGGAAAGCGTTTCCGGGGGTTTTCGTCGTTCGCCAGGACCGACACAGCCGCCGCCCGCTCTCTTTTCGTCGCCGTCGTTCTCAGCTCACCACGCTTTCGTCTTAGAGCTCCGCCTTCAGC TCGTCGTCGTTTTCGTAGTGTCGCGGTCACCGAAGGAGCCAGCTGGACGATTCGCGAATAATCGTCATGGTCTAGGCTGTACCGTATACTGCATTG GCTCTTATATGTCTTACGTGCGTACAGTCCCCGGGGACAACTCAACTGGATAA